In the genome of Triticum urartu cultivar G1812 chromosome 5, Tu2.1, whole genome shotgun sequence, one region contains:
- the LOC125506222 gene encoding uncharacterized protein LOC125506222, whose translation MKSGTLVAILLLQTVVVMGILAHSQAADADDDFPKCCDHCNSWSGAQFCDDVGPRCRDGCVNCRVVQTRPVKTFRCGDGRSAFPYIPCPPPCKNN comes from the exons ATGAAGAGTGGCACGCTGGTGGCGATCCTACTTCTCCAGACCGTCGTGGTCATGGGGATCCTCGCACACTCACAGGCCGCGGACGCGGACG ACGATTTCCCCAAGTGCTGCGACCACTGCAACTCCTGGTCGGGGGCCCAATTCTGCGACGACGTGGGCCCCAGGTGCCGCGACGGCTGCGTCAATTGTCGCGTGGTGCAGACGCGCCCCGTGAAGACGTTCCGGTGTGGAGATGGACGCTCCGCCTTCCCGTACATTCCCTGCCCGCCGCCGTGCAAAAACAACTGA
- the LOC125506223 gene encoding uncharacterized protein LOC125506223 isoform X1, whose translation MKSSTLVAILILHAVMVMGILSHSQAVDDNFPKCCDKCDSWSGYQFYDDVGPRCRHGCANCQGVQMRPVKTFRCGDGRPVFDGQGTPTPCPPPCKKH comes from the exons ATGAAGAGCAGCACGCTGGTGGCGATCCTAATCCTCCACGCCGTCATGGTCATGGGAATCCTCTCACACTCACAGGCCGTCGACG ATAACTTCCCCAAGTGCTGCGACAAGTGCGACTCCTGGTCGGGGTACCAGTTCTATGACGACGTCGGCCCCAGGTGCCGCCACGGCTGCGCCAACTGCCAGGGGGTGCAGATGAGGCCCGTGAAGACGTTCCGGTGTGGAGATGGACGCCCCGTCTTCGACGGGCAGGGCACGCCCACGCCCTGCCCGCCGCCGTGCAAAAAGCACTGA
- the LOC125506223 gene encoding uncharacterized protein LOC125506223 isoform X2, whose translation MKSSTLVAILILHAVMVMGILSQAAANDNFPKCCDKCDSWSGYQFYDDVGPRCRHGCANCQGVQMRPVKTFRCGDGRPVFDGQGTPTPCPPPCKKH comes from the exons ATGAAGAGCAGCACGCTGGTGGCGATCCTAATCCTCCACGCCGTCATGGTCATGGGAATCCTCTCACAGGCCGCCGCTAACG ATAACTTCCCCAAGTGCTGCGACAAGTGCGACTCCTGGTCGGGGTACCAGTTCTATGACGACGTCGGCCCCAGGTGCCGCCACGGCTGCGCCAACTGCCAGGGGGTGCAGATGAGGCCCGTGAAGACGTTCCGGTGTGGAGATGGACGCCCCGTCTTCGACGGGCAGGGCACGCCCACGCCCTGCCCGCCGCCGTGCAAAAAGCACTGA